A region from the Cannabis sativa cultivar Pink pepper isolate KNU-18-1 chromosome 9, ASM2916894v1, whole genome shotgun sequence genome encodes:
- the LOC133031402 gene encoding uncharacterized protein LOC133031402 produces MRSWVGTPVELSWSGERIRTRKTKTEKKRYAAYASTNPVYQIQDMSVALTVIAIEVGCLSKTLIDHRFTMSEFGGTEEVMKCLRESKEQKKAIRDEAQRKEALMEKNHREVLTARDEIIVAARRDLGESKEEVQELIPKLRSLEELHQNDLKMTSSLTVEVKELREFKEQAGKEAVRAKRDALLSPITCQHCSKRFDDGVFMCWKANNFEPRLPFYPKPHEVLAYF; encoded by the exons ATGAGATCTTGGGTTGGTACTCCGGTGGAGCTCTCATGGTCGGGTGAAAGAATACGaacaagaaaaacaaaaacagaaaagaaAAGATATGCGGCCTACGCTTCTACCAACCCTGTGTATCAAATTCAAGACATGAGTGTGGCCCTTACTGTA ATTGCTATAGAGGTCGGTTGTCTTTCAAAGACTTTGATCGACCACAGGTTTACCATGTCCGAGTTTGGTGGCACGGAGGAGGTGATGAAGTGTCTCCGAGAGTCAAAGGAGCAGAAGAAGGCAATCCGGGATGAAGCCCAAAGGAAGGAGGCCCTCATGGAGAAAAACCATCGGGAGGTGTTGACGGCCAGGGATGAGATTATTGTCGCAGCCAGGAGGGATCTTGGAGAGTCCAAGGAAGAAGTTCAAGAACTCATTCCTAAGTTACGATCTTTGGAGGAGCTGCACCAAAACGACTTAAAAATGACATCTAGTTTAACTGTCGAAGTGAAAGAGCTCCGTGAGTTCAAGGAACAGGccggcaaggaggcggtcagggCCAAAAGGGATGCTCTCCTGTCCCCCATCACCTGTCAACACTGCTCGAAGCGTTTTGATGATGGAGTCTTCATGTGCTGGAAGGCCAACAATTTTGAACCTCGTCTTCCTTTCTACCCTAAGCCTCATGAAGTTTTGGCctatttttga